The genomic segment CTGAAGCAGTCGTCGAAACGCTCGATCACCTCGGCTGTGAGCCTGGGGCCGAGAAGGGCGTCATAGTGGTAAGGATCCGGCGGTGACGCTACCAATGTAAAGCCCGCTTCCAGCAGTACGCCCACCGGAGCGGACCGGTAAAACTTGACCCTCCGAAATTTACCGAACAGGCGTGCGACAAGATCGTCAGGGCCCTCCCCCTCCTCCAGCGGCCCGGCGAAGACGCTCAGCTGATAGCTCTCACTCATGTCTCCCGCGTCCTCGCGCTCACGCTTCTCGTCCTCGGCCTCCTCCATGACCCGTTCCACGGTCTTGCGCTTCCCCTCACGCATGACCAGGGACTCAAGAGGGGGCGGTTGTCCAGGGGTGCGCACGAGAGAGGCCTAGCTGGAAGTGGTGTATAGCGCATAAATGGCCAAAAGTGTTACGCGCGACGGTAGTTGATACCTTGCGGTGAGAGGGTGGGCGCCTGCTTCCGGCGGCTCGTCAATGGCAGGCCTGCTGGAGGGTGCGAGGGCGCCGGAAGGTGTGCAGTGGGACTGGGTCACGGGGCCAAGCTATTGCGCCGAAAGGTCGCTTATACGGCAATGCGCATACTTGGACAGAATTGATAGATTCTGAACGCGGTGCCCCAGGCCCCGGGGCGTTGGGCATGCGGTTCATGAGCGGCGCCGACGGAAGAGTTGGAATGCCACGTGCATGCCGAGTGGGCCCGCCTCGACCTTCCGCTTTCCTGCATCTGTCGGCCTGCGCGTACGCGGACGGATGGGTTCGCGGCTCCTCGGCAAGGGAGGCCGGGAAGATCGCCGTCCTCGCCCTGCGGCAGTCCCCGCCCAGAGCCGCTGCACCGGCCTCCTGAAGCCGCACAAGGCTTGATTTCACTGTAGAAGCCGCTTTGGTGATCTTCTCGGGTCATTCGTCCGGATGCGGGCATCCGCCGGCCGGATGACACTGAGGAAAGTGCCTGTCCCCAGAGATCAGGGAGACCCACGATGATCCAGAAGCTGCACGAGAAGGGCCTGCGCAGCGAACACGCGTACACCGCAGGCTTCCTGTCCATCGGCCTCTCCGTCGCCGCCTGGGCCGCGTCACTCAAGGCAGAACCGGGGCTCGGACTCGATCGCGCCGACCGGTGGGGCATCTTCGTCGGCGAATGGGCCCCCACATTCTTCGGCGTCGGGCTGGCGCTCTCCCACTACGAGCAGCAGGAGGGCACCCTCACCGCCGACGTGCGCGACTTCCGTCGGGAAAGGGAACGCCAGGCCATGTGACGCGACCGCCCGTCCCGTAGGCCATGTGGGACGGGCGCGGCGATACGGCGGTCGGGGCGGCCGGCGGATGCCGGATTTGTGCCGGATCGAGCGGTGGGCCGCGGTCGATCGGGCCGCGCGTGCAGGTGTGAGCGCCCTCGGGCCGGCCCAATGCCCCGAAACCCGCTGATGGCCGGCGCGGACCGTTCTGCGATGGGTGCCGAACCTGCGCGGCGGAACTCGGCGCTGCGAACCCGGCTGTGCCCGTCTGGGCCCACCGGCCAGAAGACCCCCGGCCGACGGCCGGGGGTCTTCTCCCGGCGCATCGGTGAGAGCGGCTCGACCTCAATGGCCGCTCCACCGGCCCCGGTCCGCCGCCGCGTCATGACCGGTTCGAGGTCCGGTCACTGCACGGCGGTATGAAGTCCCCGTTGCTTGCTCTCCTCGCGGAACCGGGGCCGAACTCCTCTACGCGGTCGTGCGCCTGCGGGCGAGCTCCCTGATGTCCTCCGGCAGCGCGCCGACGGCCGGCAGCCGTGGCAGCAGGCCCGGTTCGCGTGTCACCGCGCGGAAGACGAGCGCGACGGTCGCCTCGTGATCGGGGCGGTGCACGATGTCCACCGGATCGGTGGCGCGGATGTCCCCGGGCTCGATCACGCGGAGATACGCACCCGGCAGCGCGGCCTCGGTGAACCGCCCGATCCAGCCGTCGCGCTCCAGCCAGCCCTGGAATGTCGCGCACGGGATCCGGGGGCACGACACCTCCAGGACGACGTCCGGCCCGACGCGCCAACGTTCGCCGATCAGCGCGCCGTTGACGTCGAGGCCGGCGGTCGTGAGGTTCTCCCCGAAGGCGCCGTTCGCGAGCGGCCTGCCCAACTCGGCTTCCCAGCCGTCGAGATCCTCGCGGGCATACGCGTAGACGGCCTGGTCGGGGCCGCCGTGGTGTTTCACGTCGTAGACCCGGTCGCCGGCCAGACCGACCGCGCCGGTGCCCTTGGGGCCGGGGGCCGCGACGGCGACCGGGCCCTCGACGGGCCGCTTGTCGATTCCGGTCGCGCTGAGACCCTTCCAGGGGTTGGCGCGGGGCTTGCCGACATTGACGGAGAGCAGCTTCATCCGGGCGACGGTACGGTTCGTCGCCCCTGGGCGCGACACCTTTCCCGGGCACCGCTCCCGCCCCCTGCCGCACCGCGGCGTCTCAGCGGAAGGCTTTGGCGAGGCGGAGCAGTCCCTCGCGGATCTCCTCCGGGGTGTGGGCCGTGAACGACATCCGCAGCGTCGCCCGGTCCGGCGGGCCCGCGAAGAACGGGGCGCCGGGGACGTAGGCCACGTCGTGGGCCACGGCTTCGCGGAGGCGGGCCGTCGCGTCGTGGCCGCCGGGGAGGCGGACCCAGAGGAACATGCCGCCGTCGGGACGGTTCCAGGTGCTGCCAGCCGGAAGGGCGGCCGGGAGGCCGTCGAGCAGGGCGTCGCGGCGGGCGCGGTAGGCGGCGCGGATACGCGCCAGATGGGCGTCCAGGTCGGCGTCGGCCAGGTAACGTGCCGCGGCCGCCTGGTCGATGGTGGAGGAGTGCAGGTCGAGGGCCTGCTTGGCGATCACGCAGGCCCGGCGCAGCGCAGCGGGGGCGCGGAGCCAGCCGAGCCGGAGGCCCGGGGCCATGATCTTGGAGAAGCTGCCGAGCAGGACGGTGCGGTCGGCGGCCGCACCGAGGGACGCGATCCACGGCACGGAGCTGCCCTCGAACCGCAGTTCGCCGTAGGGGTCGTCCTCCACGATCCACAGGCCGTGGCGCCGCGCGGTGCCGGCGACGGCCTGCCGGCGGTCGGCGGGCAGCGTGCGGCCGGTGGGGTTCTGGAAGGTGGGGACGAGGTAGAGCAGCTTCGGCCGCTCGCGGGCCACCAGCTCCTCCAGCGCGTCCGGGTCGGCGCCGTCCTCGTCGGAGGGCACCGGCACCACCCGCGCGCCCGCGAGGGCGAAGCACTGCAGCGCCGCCAGGTAGGTGGGGTCCTCGACGAGCACGGTGTCCCCGGGCTCCAGCAGTGTCGTCGCGAGGAGCGTCAGCGCCTGCTGGGAGCCGGCCGTGATCAGCAGGTCGTCCGGCCCGGTCGGCAGTCCGCGGACTCCGAGCCGGGCCGCGACCGCCGTGCGCAGCGCCGGGTCGCCCTCGGTCGTCGAGTACTGCAGGACGCGCTGCGGCGCCTCGGCCAGGACGCGGTCGTACGCGGCCCGCAGCCCTTCGGCGTCGAAGAGCTCCGGTGCCGGCAGCCCGCCCGCGAACGAGATCACCTCGGGCCGTGCGGTGAGCGCGAGGATGTCGCGCACGGGCGACGAGCCGACCGAGGCGGCACGGCGGGCGAGGGCGGGGGGCTGGGCCGCTGGGGCTGCTGGGCTCGTCATGGCCGAAGCCTAGGGAAGACCGGTGGTGTGTCCATCTACTTTCCGGTATGTGGGCACCGTCCGTGCGCCGGCCGCCGGGCGGGCGGGACTCCCTGCCGCGGAATGGGTCCGGAAGACCCATGTGCCGGACCGGGGCGCGGGCTACGGTCGCGCAGGTGGGGGAGTGGTGAGGACGAAGAGCGAGGAGAGACGGTCCCGGTGAACCGCCGACGCGATCTGCCACTGGTGTACTCCTGTTCCGGATGCTCCAGCGCCGCCCAGATGACGAACTGGCTCGCCGTTCAGCTCGACCGGCGCGGGATCGCCGAGATGTCCTGCATCGCGGGCGTCGGCGGTGATGTGCCGAGTCTGGTACGGAAGGCCACGAGCGGGCGCCCCGTCATCGCCATCGACGGGTGTGTGCTGCAGTGCGCCCGGAACTGCCTGGCCCGGCACGGGGTGACGCCCACCGTGCACCACCTCCTCAGCGATGACGGGGTGCGCAAGCGGCTCGGCGAGGACTTCGACCCGGAGCAGGCCGAGCGGGTGCTGACCGGCCTGGTCGACCGTCTCGCCACGGCACCCGTGGAACGGAGGGAACGCGATGCGCACGGTGGGTGAGCCGGCCGGTGGCGTCCGGGCCGGACGGACGGGGAGCCCCGCGGCTGCGGCTCCCGGAGGACCGGGTCACGCGGCCGCGGCCCGGAGGGGTGCGGCGCCGGAGGCCCCGGGCCCGGCGGGGGCGGCCCCGGCGAGGTCCGCCCCGGTGGGTGCGGCCCGGGCCGGGGCGTCCACGACGGCGTCCGCCCCGGCGCGTGGCCGGCCCCGGCGCAAGAAGCGCGGGCAGTGGGTGCCACCGCAGCACGGCGCGTGGGCGATGCTGCTCCTGCCGTACCTGGCCGGACTGCTGTCCGCCGGGTTCGCCTGGCCGGACCTGCCGCTGCTCGTCGCGTGGACCGGCGGCTACCTGCTGTCGTACTTCGCCCTGCTCGCCGTGAAGACGCGCCGGCCCGCCCGGTACCGCGACCAGCTCCTCGCCTACGGGCTGACGACCCTGGCCGCCGGAGCCGTCGTCCTCGCGGCACGCCCCCAACTCATCCTTTACGCACCCGTGTTCGCCCTGGCGCTCGCGGTCAACGGCTTCTTCGCCTCCCGCCGCGACGACCGTGCCCTGGCGAACGGGCTGGTCTCCGCGGCGGCCGCGACACTCATCCTCCCCGTCGTGGCGAGTGTCGCGGGCGGCTCCCCGTGGGACGCCGGCGGGACGTTCACCGTCGTCCTGCTCTACCTCGCCGGGACCGTCCTGTTCGTCAAGAGCTGCATCCGCGAGCGGGAGAACAAGGCCATGTTCGCCGCCTCCGCCGCCTTCCACGCGGCCGCGCTGGCGGTGGCGGCCTGGATCGCCCCGGTGTACGCCGTGGCGTTCGGCTGGTACCTGGTCCGTGCCGCGGGGCTTCCGCGCCGCCGGATGACTCCGCTGCAGCTCGGCCTGGTGGAGATCGTCAGCTCGCTCCTGCTCCTGGTGTCCGTGGCCCTCGCGGCCTGACGTGCCGGACGGTCCGTCAGGCCCGTCCGGCACGGGGCCCGTACGCCCCGCCGTCGCCCCGGTCCGCTCAGGAGTCCGCGGCGGTCAGGAGGACGGCGGCGTCCAGGGGCAGCGGGTCCGGGGTGAAGCGGATGCCCAGGGCGGCGATGACGTCGGCGATGGGGTTGGCGATCCAGTAGGCGCCGTCGGTGCGGCCGGCGAAGAGCAGGCCCACCGCGCGGTTGCGGTCGTCGACCGTCAGGCTTCCCGAGTCGCCGCCCGCGACGACCGGGGCGCCGTCCTCGGACGCCACGGTGAACTGCCCGCGGAACAGCCGGCCGCCGACCGTCACGTCGAGACCGACCGCGTCGATGATGCCGCCCGTGACGCCCGTGGTGCGCCCCGACTTCCGGGCCCGCATCCCCAGCGCCGCCGCGCCGACGCCGCTGACCAGCCCGATGCCCGCGATGGCGTCGGAGAGGAAGCGGTTGCCGTCGAGGACGGCCACGGCGGCGTCCACCCGGTCGGTGTCGGCGTACCGGAGCAGGCGGGCGACGGTGTCCCGGGGCGCCGTGCCGCCGTCGAACGGGCCCGGCTGGACGATCTCCTCGCCGGCGGCGCAGTCCGGCACCCCGCACAGCACATGCCAGTTGCTGAGCAGGAGCTGCGAGCCCCCGCCGGTCGCGTCGTACACCGCCGCGCCCAGCGTGCCGGCCGTAACGCGCAGACCCGCGACGCTCGTCCCGGGGACGGCGAAGGGGAAGTGGCGGGCCCTCCTGCGCTCCGGTGGCAGCGGCGGGGCGCCGTTGCGGAGGAGGGTGAACTCGCCCTCCACGACATCGACGGTGACGCCCTCCAGTTCGCGGGGCAGGACCTCCGACGCGCGGAGTTCTGCCTCGGGCACCTTGCGGCTCACGAAGACGCGGACGCACGGCTCGGACAGGCGCCGGCCCGCCCGCATCCGCAGGCCGACGCCCACTCCCGTGACGTTGGGGTAGGTCATGAGGCGGGCGGCGAACCGCTCCTTGACCACGTCGATGCGGTGGTCGTGGGGGATGGGGCCGTCCGGCGGCCCTTCCTCCCGGGCGCCCCCCTCCTCGCGCTCCCCGGGGATCACGGGGGCGCCTGCACGGTGACGCGGGTGATGTAGGCGCTGTCGTCGCCGTGCAGGAGTTTGACGCGCAGGCCCCGGGCCAGGGCCAGGGAGAGCTCGGTGGTGAAGAGGGCCACGGGGCCCTCGGACCGGTCACCGAACCAGATGATCAGCAGTTCGTTGGTCGGAGTGCCCTCCTCCCGCCGGATGTTCACGAACCCGAAGCCGTCGGAGAGCTTGAGCTCTTCCACCCGGCCCACTGTGTCCACGACGGCCATGTCCGCCTCACTCCCCGCAGATCACGGAGACGCCGGTGCCACCGGACGCCTTCCGCAGCAGACGGGCGGCCAGGTCGGCGTCGCCCAGTACGCGCAGCCGCCCCCCGGTGAAGGCGTCGAGCGGCGACAGACGGCCGTCGGCGATCTCCCACCAGGCATCCTCGCGGGTGACGAGCTCGACATCGGGCGGGCCGGGCACCGCGCCGCCCTCCACCACCCGGTACTTGCGCTTGGCCGGCACCAGCGTCCACTGCCGGCCCCCTCCGCTCCCGGACTCGGCGCGGTCCGCGCCGCCCGGGCCGGTCCCGCCGGTTCCGGCGGGGGCGAGGAGGGTGAAGCGGACGACGGCCTGTTCGCCGCTCTCGCTCAGCAGGTCGGCCAGCCGGTGGAAGGTCTGCCCCACGTCGGCCTGCCGTACTGCGGTCAGCGGGCGGAGCTTGGCGTATGCGGTCATGGGCCCCTCGGAAGTCGTCGTACTGGCCGGGCACTCCGTCCCACATTGCGGGGGTGCGCGCGGGGCCACCAGCCCTCGCACGCGGAATTCACCCGGCCGAGTGGCCGGCGGACGCCGCGGGGTGACGTGTGGCCCGGTGCGCGGAGGCACGGGGCACCGGACTCGCGGCGTGGCGCCGTCGCGTGCGTGCGGGTGGGCGGGCTCGGGTGAGGCGCCCGGGGGACGGACCGGGGACGGACCGGGGAGCGGGGCCGGCGGTCAGGGCTGGGGAGCGGCCGCGCGGTCCAGGTCCAGGTCCAGGTGGGGGAGGTGGTGCCCGAAGCGTTCGCGCTTGGTGACCAGGTACGCCAGGTTCTCCTCGCGCGGCGGGATCAGCAGCGGGACCTGTTCGGCGATCCTGATGCCGTGGCGGAGCAGGGCGTCGCGCTTGAGGGGGTTGTTGGACATCAGGCGGACGGAGCGCACCCCCAGATCGTGCAGCATCTCCGCCGCCACCCGGTAGTCGCGGGCGTCGGCCGGGAGACCGAGGGCGAGGTTCGCCTCCACGGTGTCGAGGCCCTCCGCTTGCAGGGCCATCGCCTTGAGCTTGGCCAGCAGGCCGATGCCGCGCCCCTCGTGGCCCTGGAGGTAGATGAGAACGCCCCTGCCCTCGGCCACGATGGCGCGGAGCGCGGCGGAGAGCTGGTCTCCGCACTCGCAGTGCTTCGAACCGAAGGCGTCTCCGGTCAGGCACTCCGAATGCAGGCGGGTGAGGGCGCCCTCGCCCTCGATATCGCCGTATACCAGCGCTATTTGTTCGTCGCCGCGAATGCGGTCCAGGTAGCCGACGGCGAGGAATTCGCCGTGCTCGGTGGAAAGCCGGACGTGTGCCACGCGTTCGACACCCGGAGCGAGAGCACTGTCGCGGAGCGCGACATCACTGTCTGTCATGGCTCGATCCTATCGGTAAGACCCTGGCGGTGGAATCGGAAACGGTGAGAAAGTATCAACTGGTTTTGTTGTTCGTCACGTTCGGTCGTTGGGTTCGTGATTTCCGCGTAGGCTGCTCGGGTTGACGGCGTGCGGTGGGTGTTCCGTGTGCTCCGGGTCCGTCCCGGACGGCGGTTCCGCCGCGGCCGTGTGTGTCGGAGAAATACTGAAAGGGCCGGGAAACATGAGTGGTTCGGGGACGGGGCTGCCGGCTTCGGGGCTGTTGCCGCTGGACACGACGGAGGACGTGGGGAGCCGCGGAGCCGCCGTCGCCGTGCTCCCCATCGGGAGTTTCGAGCAGCACGGCCGCTTTCTTCCGCTGGTCACGGACACGGTGGTGGCCTGTGCCGTCGCCGGGGAGATCGCGGCAGCGCACCCGGTACGGCTGCTGCCGCCGGTGACGGTCTCCTGCTCGCACGAGCACGCCGACTGGCCCGGGACGGTGAGCATTTCCGCCGCCACGCTCTACGCCGTCGTGAAGGACATCGCGGAATCCCTCCGCCGTTCCGGGGTCACGAATCTCGTCCTGGTGAATGGGCACGGCGGAAACTATGTGCTGCGCAACGTCGTTCAGGAGTCCGCCGGCAGCGGAACCCGCATGGCGCTTTTCCCGGGGTCGGGCGACTGGGACGCCGCACGCGAGCGGGCGGGTGTGGTGACCTCCTCGCGCAGCGATATGCACGCGGGCGAAGTGGAGACCTCCATCCTGCTGCATGCGCATCCGGAGCTCGTGCGCCCCGGATATGAGACCTCTGATTGGCTCTCCGACGACCGTCAGCATTTGCTCACTCTCGGTATGCGGCCTTACACCGGTTCCGGTGTGATCGGCCGGCCCTCAATGGCTTCGGCGGAGAAAGGGAAGCAATTGCTGGCCGGACTGGTGGATTCCTTCGGGGAATACCTTTCCGTGCTGGGCGCGGCGGAACGGGTTCCGGAGCCCGCGCGGCCGGAGCCGGACCGGTCCGGGCCCCGGTCCGGTGACGGCGCCGGGCGGGGGGCGCTGTGAACGCGGGGGACGCGGG from the Streptomyces xinghaiensis S187 genome contains:
- a CDS encoding MOSC domain-containing protein; translated protein: MKLLSVNVGKPRANPWKGLSATGIDKRPVEGPVAVAAPGPKGTGAVGLAGDRVYDVKHHGGPDQAVYAYAREDLDGWEAELGRPLANGAFGENLTTAGLDVNGALIGERWRVGPDVVLEVSCPRIPCATFQGWLERDGWIGRFTEAALPGAYLRVIEPGDIRATDPVDIVHRPDHEATVALVFRAVTREPGLLPRLPAVGALPEDIRELARRRTTA
- a CDS encoding PLP-dependent aminotransferase family protein, with protein sequence MTSPAAPAAQPPALARRAASVGSSPVRDILALTARPEVISFAGGLPAPELFDAEGLRAAYDRVLAEAPQRVLQYSTTEGDPALRTAVAARLGVRGLPTGPDDLLITAGSQQALTLLATTLLEPGDTVLVEDPTYLAALQCFALAGARVVPVPSDEDGADPDALEELVARERPKLLYLVPTFQNPTGRTLPADRRQAVAGTARRHGLWIVEDDPYGELRFEGSSVPWIASLGAAADRTVLLGSFSKIMAPGLRLGWLRAPAALRRACVIAKQALDLHSSTIDQAAAARYLADADLDAHLARIRAAYRARRDALLDGLPAALPAGSTWNRPDGGMFLWVRLPGGHDATARLREAVAHDVAYVPGAPFFAGPPDRATLRMSFTAHTPEEIREGLLRLAKAFR
- a CDS encoding putative zinc-binding protein encodes the protein MNRRRDLPLVYSCSGCSSAAQMTNWLAVQLDRRGIAEMSCIAGVGGDVPSLVRKATSGRPVIAIDGCVLQCARNCLARHGVTPTVHHLLSDDGVRKRLGEDFDPEQAERVLTGLVDRLATAPVERRERDAHGG
- a CDS encoding YwiC-like family protein, yielding MPPQHGAWAMLLLPYLAGLLSAGFAWPDLPLLVAWTGGYLLSYFALLAVKTRRPARYRDQLLAYGLTTLAAGAVVLAARPQLILYAPVFALALAVNGFFASRRDDRALANGLVSAAAATLILPVVASVAGGSPWDAGGTFTVVLLYLAGTVLFVKSCIRERENKAMFAASAAFHAAALAVAAWIAPVYAVAFGWYLVRAAGLPRRRMTPLQLGLVEIVSSLLLLVSVALAA
- a CDS encoding SCP2 sterol-binding domain-containing protein; amino-acid sequence: MTAYAKLRPLTAVRQADVGQTFHRLADLLSESGEQAVVRFTLLAPAGTGGTGPGGADRAESGSGGGRQWTLVPAKRKYRVVEGGAVPGPPDVELVTREDAWWEIADGRLSPLDAFTGGRLRVLGDADLAARLLRKASGGTGVSVICGE
- the ribA gene encoding GTP cyclohydrolase II, which encodes MTDSDVALRDSALAPGVERVAHVRLSTEHGEFLAVGYLDRIRGDEQIALVYGDIEGEGALTRLHSECLTGDAFGSKHCECGDQLSAALRAIVAEGRGVLIYLQGHEGRGIGLLAKLKAMALQAEGLDTVEANLALGLPADARDYRVAAEMLHDLGVRSVRLMSNNPLKRDALLRHGIRIAEQVPLLIPPREENLAYLVTKRERFGHHLPHLDLDLDRAAAPQP
- a CDS encoding creatininase family protein, whose product is MSGSGTGLPASGLLPLDTTEDVGSRGAAVAVLPIGSFEQHGRFLPLVTDTVVACAVAGEIAAAHPVRLLPPVTVSCSHEHADWPGTVSISAATLYAVVKDIAESLRRSGVTNLVLVNGHGGNYVLRNVVQESAGSGTRMALFPGSGDWDAARERAGVVTSSRSDMHAGEVETSILLHAHPELVRPGYETSDWLSDDRQHLLTLGMRPYTGSGVIGRPSMASAEKGKQLLAGLVDSFGEYLSVLGAAERVPEPARPEPDRSGPRSGDGAGRGAL